In Flavobacterium gelatinilyticum, a genomic segment contains:
- a CDS encoding rubredoxin, whose protein sequence is MELTRLIVKGGVISPGELKEVVNIAIDEGLDSISFGSRQDIIFPQGFKSLDKTTLGKYHFVYPDQKSGNNIVSSYVSTDIFRNTNWLTGNRFLYVLEEFKEQPKLKVNITDPKQQLVPLFTGHLNFIASDHEDYWYLYIRLPKWEKMEVYPVLLYSWDLAKIYYEIEKISEEDSVDIELLFTLVSEALDTNSRTIDKPLHISFYPFPYYEGMNRMGIDQYWLGLYWRNNLYNLDFLKEMCDLCFECKIGKICITPWKSFIIKGIPKDRKLEWEKFLGKRGINVRHSLLELNWHLPVAMEWALNLKTFLVRTLDQFDISTYGLNFGISEYNRDGHYFTSIVIEKNELPAALESIKIRDTYNVLFAKNFDPNTREYIVHSQDIDKLELPTILIELSRKYFEELGNSTAESNEKQQKKEKPKLDIYQCQECLTLYNSEYGDKTQGIPKGILFSDLGEDYCCSLCEAPKSNFKILEAITN, encoded by the coding sequence ATGGAACTAACAAGATTAATAGTAAAAGGAGGAGTTATTTCGCCAGGAGAATTAAAAGAAGTTGTAAATATAGCAATAGACGAAGGTTTAGATTCTATTTCCTTTGGTTCCAGACAGGATATTATTTTTCCTCAGGGATTTAAATCTTTAGATAAAACTACTTTAGGAAAATATCATTTTGTTTATCCCGATCAGAAAAGCGGTAATAATATCGTTTCTTCTTATGTTTCGACAGATATTTTCAGAAATACAAACTGGCTTACCGGAAACCGTTTTTTATATGTTCTGGAAGAATTTAAAGAACAGCCAAAACTTAAAGTCAACATAACCGATCCGAAACAACAGCTGGTGCCGTTATTTACAGGTCATTTAAATTTCATTGCTTCAGATCATGAAGATTATTGGTATTTATACATTCGTCTCCCAAAATGGGAAAAGATGGAAGTGTATCCGGTTTTGCTTTACAGCTGGGATCTGGCGAAAATTTATTATGAAATCGAAAAAATATCCGAAGAAGATTCTGTAGATATCGAATTACTTTTTACGCTGGTCAGCGAGGCTTTGGATACAAATAGCCGAACAATAGACAAACCGCTGCATATTTCGTTTTATCCATTTCCATATTATGAAGGAATGAATAGAATGGGGATTGATCAATACTGGCTGGGATTATATTGGCGAAATAATTTATACAATTTAGATTTCCTAAAAGAAATGTGCGATTTGTGTTTTGAATGCAAAATTGGAAAAATTTGTATCACACCCTGGAAATCATTCATTATAAAAGGAATTCCAAAAGACCGAAAACTGGAATGGGAAAAATTCCTGGGCAAAAGAGGAATCAACGTTCGCCATTCCTTATTAGAATTAAACTGGCATTTACCCGTTGCGATGGAATGGGCTTTGAATCTTAAAACGTTTTTAGTTCGTACACTAGATCAATTCGATATCAGCACCTACGGGCTCAATTTCGGAATTTCAGAATACAACCGCGACGGACATTATTTCACTTCGATTGTTATCGAAAAAAATGAACTTCCTGCAGCTTTGGAATCTATTAAAATCAGGGATACTTATAATGTATTGTTTGCGAAGAATTTTGACCCAAATACACGCGAATATATTGTACACTCGCAGGATATTGACAAACTGGAACTTCCAACAATTTTAATTGAATTAAGCCGAAAATATTTTGAAGAACTCGGAAATTCTACTGCAGAAAGCAATGAAAAGCAGCAGAAGAAAGAAAAGCCCAAATTAGATATTTATCAATGTCAGGAATGTCTAACGCTTTATAATTCTGAATACGGAGACAAAACTCAGGGAATTCCAAAAGGTATTTTATTTAGTGATTTAGGCGAGGATTATTGCTGTTCATTATGCGAAGCTCCAAAAAGTAATTTCAAAATTCTGGAAGCCATTACCAATTAA
- the kdsB gene encoding 3-deoxy-manno-octulosonate cytidylyltransferase, translating to MKIIAVIPARYASTRFPAKLMQDLGGKTVILRTYEAAVSTNLFDDVFVVTDSDLIFDEIVSNGGKAIMSIKEHESGSDRIAEAVAGLDVDIVVNVQGDEPFTEAGPLEQVLSVFKNDEDKKIDLASLMREITSEDEINNPNNVKVVVDQSQFALYFSRSVIPYPRDKDAGVRYFQHIGIYAFRKQALLDFYSLPMKSLEASEKLEQLRYLEFGKRIKMVETNHVGIGIDTAEDLEKARAVLASK from the coding sequence ATGAAAATAATAGCGGTAATTCCGGCGCGATATGCTTCGACACGTTTTCCTGCAAAGCTGATGCAGGATTTAGGAGGCAAAACAGTAATTCTTAGAACATATGAAGCTGCGGTTTCAACAAACTTATTTGATGACGTTTTTGTAGTAACTGATTCTGATTTAATTTTTGATGAAATTGTTTCCAATGGAGGAAAAGCCATTATGAGCATCAAAGAACACGAATCTGGCAGTGACCGAATTGCCGAAGCCGTTGCCGGTCTGGATGTTGATATCGTGGTAAACGTTCAGGGCGATGAACCTTTTACAGAAGCCGGACCTTTAGAACAGGTTTTATCTGTTTTTAAAAATGATGAAGACAAAAAGATTGATCTGGCTTCCTTAATGCGAGAAATAACCAGCGAAGACGAAATTAACAATCCTAATAATGTAAAAGTAGTGGTTGACCAGTCACAATTTGCCTTATACTTTTCAAGATCAGTAATTCCGTATCCGAGAGATAAAGACGCCGGAGTACGATATTTTCAGCATATTGGGATTTACGCTTTCAGAAAACAGGCATTATTAGATTTCTACAGTCTTCCTATGAAATCTTTAGAAGCTTCTGAAAAACTGGAACAGTTGCGATATTTAGAATTCGGAAAACGTATTAAAATGGTTGAGACAAACCACGTAGGAATCGGAATTGATACGGCTGAAGATCTAGAAAAGGCGAGGGCTGTTCTGGCTTCTAAATAA
- a CDS encoding RsmD family RNA methyltransferase codes for MRIISGKYKGRRIFPPKNLPVRPTTDMSKEALFNVLNNHFSFDGLKVLDLFSGTGNISYEFASRGSAPITSIDGDFGCVKFIKQVSSEFDFDIAATKSDVYKFLDNCKTSYDIIFADPPYGFDQAAFEKIALTVFERELLSEDGMMIIEHSKYTKLDHLSNFSFQKSYGGSYFSFFELHSTDDEEELPDDMAAVKIREEDEG; via the coding sequence ATGAGAATTATTTCAGGAAAATACAAAGGGCGTCGGATTTTTCCACCAAAAAACCTTCCTGTAAGACCTACGACTGACATGAGTAAAGAAGCATTATTTAATGTTTTGAATAATCATTTTAGTTTTGACGGCTTAAAGGTTTTGGATTTATTTTCGGGAACCGGCAATATAAGTTACGAGTTCGCTTCGCGCGGCAGTGCGCCTATTACCTCAATCGACGGTGATTTTGGGTGTGTGAAATTTATTAAACAGGTTTCATCAGAATTCGATTTTGATATTGCTGCTACAAAAAGCGATGTTTATAAATTTCTTGATAATTGTAAAACATCATACGATATCATTTTTGCAGATCCTCCTTACGGTTTCGATCAGGCGGCTTTTGAAAAAATTGCGCTTACGGTTTTTGAAAGAGAACTGCTTTCTGAAGACGGTATGATGATTATCGAACATTCAAAATATACCAAATTGGATCATTTAAGTAATTTTTCGTTTCAGAAAAGTTACGGCGGTTCGTATTTTAGTTTCTTCGAACTGCATTCTACAGACGATGAAGAAGAACTTCCGGACGACATGGCCGCTGTAAAAATACGCGAAGAAGATGAAGGTTAA
- a CDS encoding ATP-dependent DNA helicase, producing the protein MNSPLFYSLLQKRFPFAPTYKQDIFFQKIAIFLTEPKNDTIFVLKGYAGTGKTTVISTIVNNLGDINKKFVLLAPTGRAAKVISNYSNTQAFTIHKKIYFPKKSSGGGVAFTKQVNKHKNTIFIVDEASMISDSTLDSGSLLDDLIYYVYSGTNCKMILLGDTAQLPPVNLDISPALDIQTLGVHYDKEIEHIELDEVMRQEENSGILYNATELRELLKESFITEFRFNVKKFKDIVRLTDGYDIQDAINTAYSNYSIEDTAFIVRSNKRANQYNEQIRSRILFKESELSVGDFLMVVKNNYYWLKETDEAGFIANGDIIEVLELFGIRELYGFTFAKVKIRMVDYPNQKPFETVLILDTLKSESPSLTYEESNRLYEEVMKDYEDEPTKYKRFQKVKENEYFNGLQVKFSYAITCHKSQGGQWNTVFIEQPYLPDGIDRDYIRWLYTAMTRAKNKLYLIGFKDESFEE; encoded by the coding sequence ATGAATTCACCATTATTTTACAGCCTTTTACAGAAAAGATTTCCTTTTGCACCAACATATAAGCAGGATATCTTTTTTCAGAAAATTGCTATTTTTTTAACTGAACCCAAAAACGATACGATTTTTGTGCTGAAAGGATATGCCGGAACCGGAAAAACAACCGTGATTTCGACAATCGTAAACAATCTTGGCGACATCAATAAAAAATTTGTACTGCTGGCCCCAACCGGACGCGCAGCGAAGGTAATTTCGAATTATTCTAATACGCAGGCTTTTACGATTCATAAGAAAATATATTTCCCAAAAAAATCATCGGGTGGAGGAGTAGCTTTTACCAAACAGGTCAATAAACATAAAAACACCATTTTTATAGTCGATGAGGCCTCTATGATTTCAGACAGCACGCTGGACAGCGGATCGCTTCTCGACGATTTGATTTACTACGTGTATTCAGGAACGAACTGTAAAATGATTCTTTTAGGAGATACGGCTCAGTTACCACCGGTAAATCTGGATATAAGCCCGGCATTAGATATTCAGACTCTGGGTGTTCATTACGACAAAGAAATCGAACATATCGAACTTGATGAAGTAATGCGTCAGGAAGAAAATTCAGGTATTCTGTACAACGCAACCGAATTACGTGAACTGCTGAAAGAATCCTTTATAACCGAATTCAGGTTTAATGTAAAAAAGTTTAAAGACATTGTTCGTCTAACCGATGGTTATGATATTCAGGATGCCATAAACACGGCGTACAGTAATTATAGTATTGAAGACACAGCATTTATTGTGCGTTCTAACAAAAGGGCAAATCAATATAATGAACAAATCAGAAGCAGGATTTTATTTAAAGAAAGTGAACTTTCTGTTGGGGATTTTTTAATGGTGGTAAAGAACAATTATTACTGGCTGAAAGAAACCGATGAAGCCGGATTTATTGCCAACGGTGATATTATCGAAGTTCTGGAACTTTTTGGGATCAGGGAGTTATACGGATTTACTTTTGCAAAAGTAAAAATAAGGATGGTCGATTATCCAAACCAAAAGCCTTTTGAAACGGTCTTGATTTTGGATACTTTAAAAAGCGAATCACCTTCTTTAACTTACGAAGAAAGCAATCGCTTGTACGAAGAAGTAATGAAAGATTATGAAGATGAGCCAACGAAATACAAAAGATTCCAAAAAGTAAAAGAGAACGAATATTTCAACGGACTTCAGGTAAAATTCTCTTACGCCATAACCTGCCACAAATCGCAGGGAGGACAGTGGAATACGGTTTTTATTGAACAGCCGTACCTGCCTGACGGAATTGACCGTGATTATATAAGATGGCTTTACACTGCCATGACCAGAGCTAAAAATAAATTATATTTGATAGGTTTTAAAGACGAAAGTTTTGAAGAGTAA
- a CDS encoding DUF3822 family protein, which yields MSLHNTNITSKKYKKLSIQVSLNGFSFACFDTLNNTITSFNEVVFDNVQKQNKIEDLYAEAFKKHPELKETYDDILVIHSNNLSTFVPTALFDENYLGSYLQYTTKVFETDFFTYDHILNYEMHSVYIPYININNFLIDNVGSFDYKHVNSILAEKILEASKNNDEKKMIVNFNPDHFEILVVQNQKLLLFNSFEYEKPEDFIYYILFTAEQLNLNPEIFQLELLGTITENDTFYAMAYKYIRNVSFLDVTTAKERNNYTTAQNQKHYILFQS from the coding sequence ATGTCATTACACAATACAAATATCACATCAAAAAAATATAAAAAACTTTCGATTCAGGTTTCGCTGAACGGATTCTCATTTGCTTGTTTTGATACTTTAAACAATACCATCACTTCTTTTAATGAAGTGGTATTTGATAATGTGCAAAAACAAAACAAAATAGAGGATTTGTACGCTGAGGCATTTAAAAAACATCCTGAATTAAAGGAAACGTATGATGATATTTTAGTAATACACAGTAATAATCTTTCGACTTTTGTTCCTACTGCACTGTTTGATGAGAATTATTTAGGAAGTTATCTGCAATATACCACCAAAGTTTTTGAAACGGACTTTTTTACTTACGACCACATTCTGAATTACGAAATGCACTCTGTTTATATTCCGTATATCAACATCAACAATTTTTTGATTGACAATGTGGGTTCATTTGATTATAAACACGTAAACAGTATTCTGGCAGAAAAAATTCTGGAAGCTTCCAAAAATAATGACGAGAAAAAAATGATCGTGAATTTTAATCCGGATCATTTTGAGATTCTTGTGGTTCAAAACCAAAAACTTCTGTTATTCAATTCATTTGAATATGAAAAACCGGAAGATTTTATTTATTACATTCTTTTTACAGCCGAGCAGCTGAATTTAAATCCTGAGATTTTTCAGCTTGAACTGCTGGGTACGATTACAGAAAATGACACTTTTTATGCCATGGCTTACAAATACATACGCAATGTTTCCTTTTTGGATGTTACCACGGCAAAAGAAAGAAACAATTATACAACTGCTCAAAATCAAAAACATTATATCTTATTTCAATCATGA